One Ignavibacterium sp. DNA segment encodes these proteins:
- a CDS encoding long-chain fatty acid--CoA ligase, whose protein sequence is MAAIDYLTTVPRLYQYLTEEYSKETNNYVIKHKVDGKYVGITYDQLKEETDAFAFGLASLGIKKDDKVAIISENRPEWVYSDMAILSLGAVDVPLYPSLTAESVEFILNNSESKIIIVSTKFQLNKVMKVRNKCKTLKFIILLNEKDYDPKIKDLINFSKVQEYGKAFQKQHPSLLKDNVTSIKPSDICTIIYTSGTTGEPKGVVLTHHNILSNVEAALQSFPISNKDVFLSFLPLCHIFERMAGYYTAFSAKCTVCYAESIETVAQNLIEVKPTIMTTVPRLFERIHSKIIKNVESQSEKKQKIFFWAMEAGKKYRDAEKAKKIPLTLLLQFKLADKLVYKTLQEKTGGNLRFFISGGAALPRALGEFFEAIGIKILEGYGLTESSPVIAANRYDDYKFGSVGKPFPGVEVKIAPDGEILARGPNIMQGYYKNKKDTEATVKDGWLYTGDIGVFDADGFLIITDRKKHLFKTSSGKYIAPTPIESLFLASKYIDQFVLIGDRRMFLTALIVPDFEAVKEYADTHKIAYEKVEDLVRDEEIYKMLDKEMDQFQKKLANYERVRKFILLDKPFTIESGEITPSLKIKRQFVEERYQDLIEQMYQSLDKSVPIR, encoded by the coding sequence ATGGCAGCAATCGATTATTTAACTACCGTACCCCGTCTTTATCAATATCTTACTGAAGAGTACAGTAAGGAAACCAATAATTATGTAATTAAACATAAAGTTGATGGCAAGTACGTTGGTATAACTTACGACCAGTTAAAAGAAGAAACAGATGCGTTTGCATTTGGATTAGCTTCGTTAGGTATTAAGAAAGATGATAAGGTTGCAATAATTTCAGAAAACCGGCCTGAATGGGTTTACAGTGATATGGCTATCCTGAGCCTCGGTGCAGTTGATGTTCCGTTATATCCATCGCTGACTGCTGAATCAGTTGAGTTTATTCTGAATAACTCTGAGTCCAAAATAATAATTGTTTCCACAAAGTTTCAGCTTAATAAAGTGATGAAGGTAAGGAATAAATGTAAAACACTTAAGTTTATTATCCTTCTTAATGAAAAGGACTATGATCCAAAAATCAAAGACCTTATAAATTTTAGTAAAGTTCAGGAGTATGGCAAAGCTTTTCAGAAACAACACCCTTCTTTGCTTAAAGATAATGTTACTTCAATAAAACCATCGGATATTTGTACAATTATTTACACCTCTGGAACAACCGGTGAACCGAAAGGTGTTGTACTAACACATCATAACATTCTTTCAAATGTTGAAGCTGCACTTCAGTCATTTCCTATCTCAAACAAAGATGTATTCTTATCATTCCTACCATTATGCCACATCTTTGAAAGAATGGCTGGTTATTACACTGCTTTTTCTGCTAAGTGTACAGTTTGTTATGCAGAAAGTATCGAAACAGTTGCACAAAACCTGATTGAAGTTAAACCAACAATTATGACCACAGTACCAAGATTGTTTGAGAGAATCCATTCGAAGATTATTAAAAATGTAGAATCTCAGTCAGAGAAAAAACAAAAAATCTTTTTTTGGGCAATGGAAGCCGGTAAAAAATATAGAGATGCAGAAAAAGCTAAAAAGATACCACTGACATTATTATTACAATTTAAATTAGCTGATAAACTTGTTTATAAAACTTTGCAGGAGAAAACAGGAGGCAATTTAAGATTTTTTATTTCTGGTGGAGCAGCTTTGCCGCGGGCACTTGGTGAATTTTTTGAAGCAATTGGGATAAAAATCCTTGAGGGATACGGATTAACTGAATCTTCACCGGTTATTGCTGCAAACAGATATGACGATTATAAATTTGGCTCAGTTGGAAAGCCTTTCCCGGGAGTAGAAGTAAAAATTGCACCTGATGGTGAGATACTTGCAAGAGGTCCAAACATTATGCAAGGTTACTATAAAAACAAAAAAGATACTGAAGCAACGGTTAAAGACGGCTGGCTTTATACCGGTGATATCGGAGTATTTGATGCTGATGGGTTTTTAATCATCACTGACAGAAAAAAACACTTGTTTAAAACATCTTCTGGAAAATATATTGCACCTACTCCGATAGAAAGCCTGTTCCTTGCAAGTAAATATATTGACCAATTTGTTTTGATTGGAGATAGAAGAATGTTCCTGACTGCACTTATTGTTCCTGATTTTGAGGCAGTAAAGGAATATGCTGATACTCATAAAATTGCTTATGAAAAAGTTGAAGACCTCGTTAGAGATGAAGAGATTTATAAAATGCTTGACAAGGAAATGGATCAGTTCCAGAAAAAACTTGCAAACTATGAGCGAGTAAGAAAATTTATATTACTTGATAAACCATTTACAATTGAATCGGGCGAAATTACACCCAGCCTGAAGATCAAACGTCAGTTTGTGGAAGAAAGATACCAGGATTTAATTGAACAAATGTATCAAAGCCTGGATAAATCAGTTCCGATAAGATAA
- the pruA gene encoding L-glutamate gamma-semialdehyde dehydrogenase, which produces MSNAYFKVPQPINEPVKAYKPGSPEREELKKKLIELKSKQIEVPLIIGGEEVKTGNTEKMVIPHNHSHVLGVYHKAGKKEVDMAVEAALEARKTWAEMPWEHRVAVFLKIADLLAGPWRATINAATMLGQSKTVYQAEIDSAAELIDFFRFNSFYMAQLMQEQPYSGSGMWNRSEYRPLEGFIFAVTPFNFTSIAGNLPTAPALVGNVSLWKPASSSVYSAYWLMKLFEEAGLPKGVINFVPGSGGQVGTPAFTNPNLAGVHFTGSTEVFQNMWKTISDNLKNMKYYPRIVGETGGKDFIFVHKSADVDALVVAALRGAFEFQGQKCSAASRMYIPKSLWKEFKEKYVAEVGKIKMGDVEDFTNFMSAVIDKGAFKSITDYIKFAKESKEAEIITGGNFDDSKGYFIEPTTIVTTNPKFKTMEEEIFGPVLTIYVYEDEKLDETLTLCDETSPYALTGAIFAQDRNAIVKMSDRLRNSAGNFYINDKPTGAVVGQQPFGGGRASGTNDKAGSAMNILRWMTARTIKETFDPPKDWRYPFMSDK; this is translated from the coding sequence ATGTCAAATGCATATTTCAAAGTTCCACAGCCAATCAATGAACCAGTTAAGGCTTATAAACCTGGTTCACCAGAAAGAGAAGAATTAAAGAAAAAATTAATCGAACTCAAGTCTAAACAAATAGAAGTGCCGCTTATTATCGGCGGTGAAGAAGTAAAAACCGGCAACACAGAAAAAATGGTGATTCCGCACAATCATAGTCATGTGTTGGGCGTTTATCATAAAGCTGGTAAAAAAGAAGTTGATATGGCTGTTGAAGCAGCTCTTGAAGCTCGTAAAACCTGGGCAGAAATGCCATGGGAACATAGAGTTGCGGTGTTCTTAAAGATTGCTGATCTTCTTGCCGGACCCTGGCGGGCAACAATAAATGCTGCTACTATGCTTGGGCAATCTAAAACTGTTTATCAAGCTGAGATTGATTCGGCTGCAGAGTTAATCGATTTCTTTAGATTTAACAGCTTCTATATGGCTCAACTAATGCAGGAACAACCATATTCTGGTAGTGGAATGTGGAATCGTTCAGAGTATCGCCCATTAGAGGGATTCATCTTTGCAGTAACACCATTTAACTTTACTTCAATTGCAGGCAATCTGCCAACTGCTCCGGCACTTGTTGGCAATGTAAGTTTATGGAAACCGGCATCAAGCTCTGTTTATTCTGCTTACTGGCTGATGAAATTATTTGAAGAAGCTGGTTTACCAAAAGGTGTAATTAATTTTGTTCCCGGTTCAGGCGGACAGGTTGGAACACCGGCATTTACAAATCCAAATCTTGCCGGCGTACATTTTACAGGCTCAACAGAAGTGTTTCAGAATATGTGGAAAACAATTTCTGATAATCTTAAGAATATGAAATACTATCCGCGCATTGTTGGAGAAACCGGTGGCAAGGATTTTATATTCGTTCACAAATCTGCTGATGTTGATGCATTAGTTGTTGCAGCTTTGAGAGGCGCATTTGAATTCCAGGGACAAAAATGTTCTGCAGCTTCAAGAATGTATATTCCAAAATCTTTATGGAAAGAGTTTAAAGAAAAGTATGTTGCTGAAGTCGGTAAGATTAAAATGGGAGATGTTGAAGATTTTACAAACTTTATGTCTGCTGTTATTGATAAAGGAGCTTTCAAATCAATTACTGATTATATTAAATTTGCAAAGGAATCAAAAGAAGCAGAGATCATAACCGGAGGAAATTTCGATGACTCAAAAGGTTATTTTATAGAGCCTACAACCATTGTAACAACAAATCCAAAGTTCAAAACGATGGAAGAAGAGATATTTGGTCCGGTTCTTACTATCTATGTTTATGAAGATGAAAAGCTTGATGAAACACTTACTTTGTGTGATGAAACTTCTCCTTATGCATTAACCGGAGCGATCTTTGCCCAGGATAGAAATGCTATTGTTAAGATGTCAGATAGATTAAGAAATTCCGCGGGTAATTTTTATATTAACGATAAACCAACTGGGGCGGTTGTCGGTCAGCAGCCATTTGGAGGCGGCAGAGCTTCCGGTACAAATGATAAAGCAGGAAGTGCAATGAACATTTTAAGATGGATGACTGCAAGAACAATAAAAGAAACTTTCGATCCCCCAAAGGATTGGCGTTATCCGTTTATGAGTGATAAATAA
- a CDS encoding inositol monophosphatase family protein, protein MIKDILEIAGIAGDIIRHGFGKNFQIEYKSSEKNLVTEIDKKSEETILDFITKKYPTHNILTEESGEHNKDSDYLWVIDPLDGTTNFTHGLPVFAVSIGVIKKGEIVAGVVYDVMSNIYYSSEIGSGSFANGSKINVSENNNISFGVLATGFPYNVEDNPYKAFERFESLTKKARAVRRLGSAAIDFCYVASGVFDGFWEVSLHPWDICAGKLIVEEAGGIVTDFTGNRIDIFTKQILASNKKIHQQMIDGLKV, encoded by the coding sequence ATGATTAAAGACATTTTAGAGATCGCCGGTATAGCCGGCGATATTATTCGCCATGGGTTTGGTAAAAATTTTCAGATTGAATATAAATCAAGTGAAAAAAATCTTGTAACAGAAATAGATAAAAAATCTGAAGAGACGATATTAGATTTTATCACAAAAAAATATCCGACGCATAATATTCTAACCGAAGAGTCAGGAGAACATAATAAAGATTCAGATTACCTTTGGGTGATTGATCCGCTTGACGGCACTACTAACTTTACACACGGCTTACCGGTCTTTGCTGTTTCAATCGGGGTGATTAAAAAAGGAGAAATTGTTGCGGGAGTAGTTTACGATGTTATGTCAAATATCTATTACTCCTCAGAAATAGGCAGCGGTTCTTTTGCAAATGGTTCTAAAATTAATGTAAGTGAAAATAATAATATTAGTTTTGGTGTATTAGCTACCGGATTTCCTTATAATGTAGAAGATAATCCTTATAAAGCATTTGAAAGATTTGAATCACTTACAAAAAAAGCCCGTGCAGTAAGAAGATTAGGTTCAGCAGCAATTGATTTCTGTTATGTTGCAAGCGGTGTGTTTGACGGCTTCTGGGAAGTATCACTGCATCCCTGGGATATTTGTGCCGGAAAACTAATCGTAGAAGAAGCCGGCGGAATTGTAACTGACTTTACCGGAAATAGAATAGATATTTTTACTAAACAAATACTCGCAAGCAATAAAAAAATCCATCAACAGATGATTGATGGATTGAAAGTTTAA
- a CDS encoding choice-of-anchor D domain-containing protein: MRKPILFIFLLVSISFLNYPQTLLETINLPAGTFYDYGYGLVYNSGKYWISSNSSTAGKHLINAVNSSGVQVDFLNFTPSWIKESQGLAFDGTNFWYVERKTAYCDLQKLSTGGVVIDSISTKEFFGSSGAYVGGAAWDGTGLWISIYYPDALAALYKINVTTRAIVDTIQVVGLQPQGITVKGDTLFYVMDGFQGDDEKIYAIDLNTKNELFSFHVPETPGIRQNPRGLAWDGTYFWLLAEPVGAGSGRKLFKYDIGGGGTPGIFVPTTTIGFPNTSVSNTSNYGLNLFSNGSAVLTIDSIIISGSGFSYNALSFPINIAPGNSQTVTVNFNPSNYAFYQGSIKIYNNDPITPVLNVNLIGQGVLDGARIGLSSTSFNFGNVWVGSEGIVYWNFELFNMGEQTLEISDLHFNLPEFTYNSPAIPFQIYTADTVQLTVFFYPKQAGSYFDTLKISSNDLTTPVAKIFMQGSGYFNQYSYGFPFWQYQIPLHPGSASAEPRVEGLKPINDITGDGIPEVIVSTENYWTMCLDGAASGNSYPLWVFTTFISNSNAGSIGQNFEYGVQEAIQIAQDLNGDGYNDVVIATGGGNEHVYALDGTNGQIIWQFGDEINWSLGDFGAVDVQRDFNNDGVVDVLAIADGNQEGTGYKRAFLFNGTNGNIIWEHYYPGPNPSFGKAIISVDDFTGDNIPEVIIGYGNNGGSNLSVRALNGANGQTLWTRNMIAYEPKELLALPLPGGGTDVIAAEYFNRIHRLNGTNGNIVWTSMLGSAAGMIQISLIQDINNDQIPEVLVASFANNGLNCLSGANGSLLWSWSMDYQFGVASVPDLNNDGFQDVIAGSRDGNLYCISGKGDSLLFVHSFPGDWVYTVNSMSSIDGNPSNELISGTKNGKVVCFSGGTVAVPVELTTFAANAVNGNVVLNWTTATEVNNQGFEIERKLFDNWERIGFVPGSGSTTELRSYSYTDANVAVGKYIYRLKQIDFDGQFKYSNEIEIEVGLPLEFGLDQNYPNPFNPVTTIKFALPVSGNVNLSIYNSIGEKVVTLANQYYDAGYHQIEWKADKYSSGVYYYRIEAGVYNSVKKMMLIK, from the coding sequence ATGAGAAAGCCTATACTTTTTATTTTCCTTCTTGTGTCCATTTCATTTCTTAATTATCCACAGACTCTCTTAGAAACAATTAATCTGCCAGCCGGTACTTTCTATGATTATGGTTACGGATTAGTATATAATTCCGGAAAGTATTGGATTAGTTCTAATTCATCTACTGCAGGCAAACATTTAATTAATGCCGTAAACAGCAGCGGAGTGCAGGTTGATTTTTTAAACTTTACTCCTAGCTGGATTAAAGAATCTCAGGGACTTGCTTTCGACGGAACTAATTTTTGGTATGTTGAAAGAAAAACTGCTTACTGTGATTTACAAAAATTATCAACAGGCGGTGTTGTTATTGATTCAATATCGACCAAAGAGTTTTTCGGCAGCAGCGGTGCTTATGTTGGCGGTGCAGCCTGGGATGGAACTGGTCTTTGGATTTCTATTTATTATCCGGATGCCCTTGCCGCATTATATAAAATTAATGTAACTACAAGAGCAATTGTAGATACAATTCAGGTAGTTGGATTACAACCGCAAGGAATCACTGTTAAGGGTGATACACTTTTTTATGTAATGGATGGATTTCAGGGAGATGATGAAAAAATCTATGCAATTGATTTGAACACAAAAAATGAACTGTTTTCATTTCATGTTCCTGAAACTCCTGGAATAAGACAAAATCCACGCGGACTTGCATGGGATGGCACTTATTTTTGGCTGCTTGCCGAACCGGTTGGTGCTGGTTCTGGAAGAAAGTTATTTAAGTATGATATTGGTGGCGGGGGAACACCGGGTATATTTGTTCCCACTACAACCATTGGATTCCCAAATACCTCAGTCAGTAATACATCTAATTACGGTTTAAACCTGTTTAGTAACGGCAGTGCTGTATTAACTATTGATTCAATTATAATTTCGGGCAGCGGTTTTTCTTATAACGCTCTTAGTTTTCCTATCAATATAGCCCCAGGTAATTCTCAAACGGTTACTGTTAATTTTAATCCTTCAAATTATGCTTTCTATCAGGGAAGTATTAAAATTTATAATAATGATCCGATTACCCCGGTTTTAAATGTTAATCTTATTGGACAGGGTGTTTTAGATGGGGCAAGAATAGGGCTGTCTTCTACTTCATTTAATTTTGGAAATGTTTGGGTTGGAAGCGAAGGAATTGTTTACTGGAATTTTGAATTATTTAATATGGGGGAACAGACATTAGAGATTTCAGACCTTCATTTTAATCTGCCTGAATTCACTTACAATTCACCAGCTATTCCATTTCAGATTTATACAGCCGATACAGTTCAACTGACCGTATTTTTCTATCCGAAACAAGCCGGATCATATTTCGATACACTTAAAATTTCAAGCAACGATCTGACAACTCCGGTTGCTAAAATTTTTATGCAGGGTAGCGGATATTTTAATCAATACAGTTATGGTTTTCCTTTCTGGCAATATCAGATACCTTTACATCCGGGATCAGCAAGCGCTGAACCAAGAGTAGAAGGATTAAAACCAATTAACGATATAACCGGTGATGGGATTCCGGAAGTTATAGTTTCTACAGAAAATTATTGGACAATGTGTCTTGATGGAGCAGCTTCAGGAAATTCTTATCCTCTTTGGGTTTTTACAACATTTATTTCAAATAGTAATGCAGGTTCTATTGGTCAGAATTTTGAATATGGAGTTCAGGAGGCAATACAGATTGCACAGGATCTGAATGGAGATGGTTATAATGATGTTGTAATTGCAACCGGCGGTGGAAATGAGCATGTTTATGCTTTGGATGGCACTAATGGTCAGATCATTTGGCAATTCGGTGATGAAATTAATTGGAGTCTCGGAGATTTTGGAGCTGTTGATGTTCAGAGAGATTTTAATAATGATGGTGTTGTTGATGTTCTGGCAATTGCAGATGGAAACCAGGAAGGAACCGGTTATAAAAGAGCATTCCTGTTCAATGGTACCAATGGAAATATAATTTGGGAACATTATTATCCCGGACCAAATCCTTCATTTGGTAAAGCTATAATATCTGTAGATGATTTTACTGGGGACAATATTCCAGAAGTAATTATTGGATATGGAAATAACGGTGGTTCAAATCTTTCTGTCAGAGCTTTGAATGGAGCTAATGGTCAAACATTATGGACCCGTAACATGATTGCCTATGAACCAAAAGAATTGCTTGCACTTCCTTTGCCAGGCGGCGGTACAGATGTTATTGCAGCGGAGTATTTTAACAGAATTCATAGACTCAATGGTACAAATGGAAATATTGTTTGGACTTCAATGCTGGGTTCCGCTGCTGGTATGATTCAGATATCACTAATTCAGGATATTAATAACGATCAGATTCCGGAAGTGCTTGTTGCATCTTTTGCAAACAACGGACTTAATTGTCTTAGCGGTGCAAATGGCTCGCTGTTATGGTCGTGGTCAATGGATTATCAATTTGGTGTTGCTTCTGTTCCGGATTTAAATAATGATGGATTTCAAGATGTTATTGCCGGTTCGCGCGATGGTAATCTATATTGTATCAGCGGTAAAGGAGATTCATTATTATTTGTGCACTCTTTCCCGGGTGATTGGGTTTATACTGTAAACTCAATGTCATCAATTGATGGTAACCCGAGTAATGAATTGATTTCCGGAACAAAGAACGGTAAAGTTGTTTGTTTTTCCGGTGGAACAGTTGCTGTGCCGGTTGAATTGACAACGTTTGCAGCTAATGCTGTTAACGGAAATGTTGTGCTTAACTGGACAACTGCAACCGAAGTTAATAATCAGGGTTTTGAAATTGAAAGGAAGTTGTTTGATAACTGGGAAAGAATTGGGTTTGTTCCGGGTTCAGGTTCTACTACTGAGTTGAGGTCATATTCATATACAGATGCGAATGTTGCAGTTGGAAAATACATTTACAGACTAAAACAAATTGATTTTGACGGTCAGTTTAAATATTCTAATGAGATTGAAATTGAGGTCGGCTTGCCTCTTGAATTTGGTCTTGATCAGAATTATCCTAATCCGTTTAATCCGGTTACAACAATTAAATTTGCTCTGCCGGTTTCGGGTAATGTTAATTTGTCAATCTATAACTCGATTGGAGAAAAGGTTGTAACATTAGCAAATCAATATTATGATGCTGGATATCATCAGATTGAGTGGAAAGCTGATAAGTATTCTTCAGGAGTTTATTATTACAGAATTGAAGCAGGAGTTTATAATTCAGTTAAAAAGATGATGCTGATAAAATAA